Within Sphingobium sp. SCG-1, the genomic segment CCTGTTGCGCAAGGTGCCATGCATCGGCAACGCTCATCGGCGCCGTTCGGCCTTCGGACCAATCATAGGCATAGCTTCCGATGGCCACGATCGCCTTTTCCGGACTTGTCTCGGCAACAGCCTTTGCCACCACCTTCGCAAACCAGGGTTGCGAAGCGATCGGACCGGGCGTGCCGCCCATCCAATGCTCGTCATAGGCCATAAGGACGACATAGTCCGCTGCCCGCGCATAGGCTTTCAGGTCCCAATCCGGATCGGCAACAGGCGCCGCTAGCGCCACTTTCCAGCCTCGCCTGGAGAAGCGCGCGCGCACGTCCGCCAAGAAGTCGAGGTAATCACGATGCGCACCGATGGGTAGCGCTTCGAAATCGAACATGATGCCGTGACCACCTTCCGCCGACACCATCGCTTCAACCTGATCGAGAAGGCGGCGTCGCGCGATGGCATCGGCCAGCAGACGCGCGGTTTCCTGTCCATCCCACTGTCCATCCGCGCGCGCGTTCTGCACCATGGGCATGAGCCGGGGGCGTCTTTGCGCGCTGCCCAGTACCCTGTGCATGGCTGCATCTCTTTCATACGCAAACCGGTGATCCTGCCCGGTTACCGTTGCGAGACCGGGCGCTAGCCAGTCGAGCACTTCTGCATGCTCCTCCAACGAGCGACGTGAGGGCGCATCCCACGGCATGTAATAACCGAACACGAGAGGCTTGCCGGAAGCAGGGCGCACCGGCATTGAGGCAGGCAGCCAAGGCCCGGAGGGTTGATCCGAACCTGACGTCTCGGCAGGCGCGATAAATCCGCGCGGGCGCTCGGCATCTTCCGGCAAGCGGACCGGCGGCTCGGCCGTAACGTTCATGAGCATGAAAAGCAGGAATCCCAAACCCGTCACGACGGCCGCTGTGATCAGGGCCATGCCGGCACGGACCCAGCGCCCCCGATTACCGCTAACGTCGTAGAAGACCGGCCTAGCCATATGCTTTCTCCAGGGAACCTGCCCGGCTTGCTAAGCAAAGATGGCAAACAAGACGTTAATCCTGTTCCAGATAGCAAGCTGGCAGTTCATGCCACGAGCCCGAGTACAGCGGCGTGCCAGCCGATTGTGTCTGTGGCCATACCGGGCCGCAGCCGCAGCGTGGAGAAAGGTCGTAAATGGGGAGCTGCACTGATCTGCCCCCCGCTGACTGGCCCAGAGACTATGATAGTCTGGACCATGATGAGGAACATCAAACGCCGAGCAAGAAGCACATGCCGGAAACGGTTATCGGCAAGCTGCGGAAAATTTCAGATCGTGCTGGCGAAGCGAGCATCGACTGCAAAGGCGTGCCGCCGGACGCGGTCAGCGGACAAACCTATGGATGCCTATGGCTGATCCGAAACTCATCATTTACGACTAACAGCACGAGACGGGGTTTGTGCCAACGCTGTCAATTTGATGTGTGTATTGCATGCAACTATTGATGTGGAGAATTATCACCATTAAGCAGGCTCACCGTTTACCGTCCGAAATTGGACGTTGCATCCGGCAAATTGTCGGCAGCTCAAATCTATTCAAGTTTGCCATATGGATCTATCACAAGCCGCGTTGCGGGCGTGAACAAATGGCGGCTTCTAGGGAGCGTCCCGCGCCGAACGTCCGCAGTGTCGGCAGCTTCCGCCGATCTGTCTGGCATAGACCGAAAGACGGATCTTACCAGATTTCGACGTTCGCGACGCCAGAAGCAAACGTCGAAGTCTGGTTGATAGTGGCTGGAAACCGAACGGCCAGGACCGCAGAGTAATAAGTCTCGCTGAGCGGCCGATTTTATTCGAGATCGCTATGAGTGGCTAGGGCGCGACGTCCCCGGCTTGCGCCGCAATAGGCCGCGCCTCTGTCACGAGTGTCGTTAGCAGCTTGCCCGGTTCCTCGCTTGTAATGTGATGACCCGATCGCTCAAACCACACCAGCCTTTTGGATGGCACTTGAACGCGCGAGAACCATTCAGCGGCCACCTCGCTCGACACGTTCACGTCATGTCGGCCAAGCAGCAGCAAAAGCGGCACCTTCAACTGCTGGATGGTCGCCAAGTTCGTCGCCAATACTTTTGGCAGCAACGCTTCGGTGACGGGCGCCTGACCCTTGAAAGCATTGCGCACGTCATCATCGCTATATTCCGGCGCTAGCTGGAAAGCCGCGGCCTCGAAGTCCCCACCATACCGTCGCCACGCAGCGCCGCCATAATGATTGAGCCATTTACGCTGTGTCAGGATGGCAGGCACCGAAAGGGGACTGCCTGGCCTTCCATAAGGTGCAATCGCCTCGAGGTCACTAATCGCTTGGGCGTTACCATCAGCTCGCGCCTTGGCCAGCGTCCATTCCCATCCACGACGCTCACTTTCCAAGCCATCGGTCAGCTGCCCCATTCCTATATAAGCGTGTAGCCACTCCGGGTGTGCGGCTGCGAGTTTAAGCCCCAGCATACTGCCCCAGCTATGCCCGAGCACGAACAGCTTACGCTTGCCGAAGCGCTTCAGGGCCCACTGTACCACTTCCTCGGCGTCGGCCTGGAAACGTTCAGGCGTCAGCGTCGCGGGATCGTTCGCACCGCTCAGGCTATATGTCTTGCCAGCGTTGCGCTGGTCCCAATGAACAACAGTGAAATATTCGTCCCAGCCGCGGTCCCACCACAGTCGAGGGGCATCTCCACAAAGCCAGGTCCGCCATGAAAATAGACGAGGACTGGGTTTCGCAGATCCTGGCTTCGGATCGACACCACCTGCCGGATGCCGCCGATGGGAACTGTCTCGATCGCTTGCAACCCTTGCGGGCTGACGATTTTGCGCAGGTCTGCGATGATGCTGACCGCTTCGGCGCGGCTGTGCGGGCCGATCGGCGCGTGTATGGTGGCAGGCGCCGTAGCTGCGGACAGAGCAATGGCAAACGCGATCAGCGCGACGATCCTCTTCATACGCTCTCCATTCAGCAGCAAGCCTTACATCTGTTTGCCGAACGTCATGGCATTTTGTCTATACCGAAGAGGATGTGTCAGATTTGGCCTAGGTGAGCTGAGCAACGGATAGAAGGACTACCTAGACAGCAACATGTCAGCTTTCAGAAAAACAGGCAACGAATACGGTCCACTAGCAACGGTCGGTGGACGGTTGTCCGGTAGCTTTCCGTCGCCTGCTGTACGATGAACGTCCGCTGCGGGAGAGGGAATCCGTTCTGCAACGGCAATAAATGGCGCGAGGCAGGCCGATGAGTTGGAGTTAGGCGAGCGGCAGGTTTCAACACAAGCAGCCATTCACATGGCGACCGCCAAGCGGCTCAAGTTGGTCGGCAGCCGCCCGAATAGCTGACTATGCACTCGAGAAGCAAGACTTTGCCGCTGGGCGTCCCACTAGGGTCGTGAATGACATTGATCGTCATGGAGATGGGTCATCAATGAGTGATGCGGAGACGTGTCGATGATGCTCTGCGACGCTGCGTAATCACCGAATGCTGAGTACCTCCTCGCCAAGGCTTAGGCATACAGCGGATATACTGCTATGGAAGATGCGGAGCATCCTACCGGCAGGAGTAGATCATGCAGAAATTCTTCACCGCAATCTTCGCATTTGCAGGGCTTGCAGCACCGTCCGTCGCTGAGGCCCATCACGGGTGGGCATGGACGACGGGCGAGAATATTGAAATCTCTGGCAAGATCATCGAGGCAAAGCTCGGCAATCCCCATGGTGTCGTCACTGTCGACGTAAAGGGGGCACGTTGGACCATCGAGGTCGGTCAGCCTTGGCGCAACGAAAATGCAGGGTTGAAAGATGCCGACTTCGCCAAAGGCGCTACGATGCGTTTCGTCGGTGAACCATCCGCCGATCCCGCCATCAAAAGGATGAAGGCCGAGAAGATCCTGATCGGCAGGCGCAGCTTCGTGCTCTACCCCGAACGGGACTGACCGGATGGAGGACGTCTGGGTCACGCTGGCAAAGACCGATATTGCCAGCGCGTTGCGCATGTCGCGATGGGGCTATGCTGCGGTTAACACCGCCCATATCGCAGCAATCGGTATATTGTTCGGTTCGGTGATGGTGTTGGATCTGCGTCTGCTCGGGTTCTGGCGCTCAATAGCCCTCGCAAATCTGGCCCGGCCCCTCGTCACGATGGCCGCCATAGGGCTCGCCATCGTAATAGCGAGCGGGCTGCTGCTGTTTGTAACGCGGGCTGACGAATATGCTGCGCTCGGCATTTTTCGCGTCAAGCTTGCGCTAGTCACTATCGGCACGGCTTCCGCCCTTGCGCACCATCTGCGCTTTGGCTGCACACTGACTGGTGCTTCGACTGGCGTCTTGCGGATTGCGGGCATCACATCACTTATATGCTGGGCCGGCGCTCTGCTGTGCGGTCGCCTTATTGCCTTCATGGGCGAATGAGGCGACGCAACTACTGAACGCAAGATGGGTTTGCCTCCCGGGATGGGCTACATCAATGCCAATAGAAGACCATGTCGTGGCCGGACTCAGTTGTTTCCACAGATCAAATCGCCGAGCCGCAAAGAACAGAACCCTCACTGCGATGCTGTCCGCTCGGCTGTTCGCCGCGGCCAAAATGCCGCCGGCCAGCCGCGAGAAAGGCAGCGATTGAATCCAGACTTTGCCTGGTTCCGTCAATCACGCGAAGAAAAGCCCCTCCCCACCGAACAGACACTTTTGACACCGCCAGCGCGCTCGAGGTCAAAGTCGATCGTGTCGGTGTAGGCCGCCATGCAGCCTATATCGACATTCAGTTGCTGGCCAGCGCCAGTTCGCGCGCGACTACGGCACCGCCAATCTGCACGAACACCCAGCCATACCTTTCGAGCTTCTGCATGATAAAGCCTTCGCCACCAAACAGACCCGTCATGATCCGCTGTTGGAAGTGAATACCGATCGAAACCCCTTTCGCGGCCGCCAGGAAACTGTCCTTCTGGCAGATGAGACGGCCGCCATAGTCGCCGAGCCGGATCGGCAGGATCGTGCCGGGCACGGAGCCTCTGTCACGGTGCGGCTATTTTCGATTGAGCCTCAACTTGTGCGTCTTGGCGACACAATCGCTATCGATGCCGAACTCGTGTCGATCGTTTTTACTATGCCGGAAAGCTGGCTCAAAGTTTCTTCCAAGTGAACCTTTTGGGCATGAAGCTCGTGCTGGTACGCTAGGGTCGATTCCACCTGCGCCTCAAGCTCGCCATTCACCTGCGCGAGGCGCTGATTGGCAGAAAACAGTTCAAGGCTCTTGCTTTCAATAAGTTGCTCGGCCTCGGAGCGGGCACGCCGTTCCCGGTCCAGCTTCTTCTTCAGCCGTACAATAACTTCTTGCGCGTCCGCGATACTCATCGCGCTACCCAACCCGTTCAATCTCGAACCGCACGTATGAGCCCCCGGGCATTGACTGAGGGCTATGTTGAACACTCACAGGTGAAGCCAGGTGAACTGACGCACCCTTGATCACGCCGCAGGCAAGGTCTGCCAGGGGCTTACAGCTGTGATAGGCGAGCACTAATCTAGTGTCACTTCGGCTTTCCACCTTGAACGAAGGCAGCTCCGCATCTGGATAGAGCTTTCGTACTTCTTGCTCATGAAAATCATCGACGCGTTCCAGCACGTCGAACAAATCTTTGTTCGCGACGCGGGCTGGAGCATAGGACACCCACTGGCCGAAGCAGAACGTGCCAAAGCTTTCCATCAACTCTGGCATTTTCATGTCAGTGAGCTTGACCGTCGTCGTCATGAGCGAGACCATCTCCTCAAATGGGTATGTCCCGACGCTTGTGTACGCCCCGCCATTAGGAACGCGTGACGCCTCAATGACGTCCTCTAGAAGATCCTCGCCGAACTTCTGCTCGCAGAGTCACAGAATGTATTGAAAACGAGGCCATTCATATTTTTTTCCTTGGGAAGCGACTTCGCCGCTCTATGGGCCACGAGGTTCTAACGCCGCGTTCCAGTACGTGAAAGATCGGTCGAGGTGGCGCGTGCGTTGCAGGAGATGCACTGGCTAACGCGGGCAACATCTAGTGGCACGAGTGCAAGCTATGATGAGCACCGGTGATGAGGATGTGCTTGCGCACCGGACGATGATCGCGGCAAAGTTGATGTAGGTTTGGTTGCACGCTTGCTCACGGATATCTGTTTTCTCGCCCGGTCGATCGCAAGGCCATGACTGATTGGCTTTTACGGGATGCAGAAAAAGCCAGGAAAGCTTCACGCCCGCGCACCGCAGCTGCAAAGGCTGCCTGCTGAGCAGTTTGCCACTCCCAGCCACGTCAGTTTGGTGGTGCCAGCCGTCGAGCATGAATAATTAACGCCGTCGAGCTAGGGTCAAAGCAAAAGGAGTATCGATGAGGCGATCGAACGAAGCTGCCCGCCTGAGCGCGCTAAGACAACTTAACCTCCTGGACACGCCCCCGAGCGAGAGTTTCGACAGAATCACGCGCATGGCGGGCCAAATCTTTGGGCTGCCAATCTCCGCTGTGTCCCTGACTGACGAAGATCGGCAGTGGTTCAAGTCGAGATTGGGTGTGGACCATGATTCCATCCCCCGGGACAAAGCACCTTGTGCCGCGGTCGCTGAAAGCGCCGTTCCCATTGTAGTACCCGATCTTCTGGCAGATCCCTGTTATGCGACCAGTGTGCTCGCGGGCACCGGAGCGCGATTCTATGCGGGCACTCCCCTTGTCACGCGTGAGGGGCATGGCCTCGGCGCTCTTTGCGTAATCGGCACCGAGCCCAGAAACGCGACTGCAAAGGAGATGGCTGCCTTGACCGACCTTGCGGCAATGGTGATGGCGCAGATTGAATTGCAGCATGCCTTCGGGCGAGTGGAACCTGTCAGCGGCTTGCCTAATCGAAACCAGTTTTACGAGGACCTCAGTGACAAGGCACGGGATCATCCGGGTGAACCGGTGCTGATCGTACTTGTGGATCTCGCACGCGCCGAGCAAATCTCAAACATGACCGGGGTGCTTGGCTCGACCGAAGTGGACGAGATGATAAGGCATGCGGCGCGCTGGCTTCGGGAGATGTCTGCTGTCCAGCACGCGGCTTACCATGTGAGTGCTACGCAGTTCGCCCTTATCGTTCAATCCGATACCTCAGCAGAAGGTTTTGGCATTATGTTGATGGAGCGCCTCAACGCGCTTCGTGCCGGATCCGGCTTACGGTTCGTGACAACGACAGCCATAGGCATCTCCCCTATAAGCCTGGGCTTATCCTCACCTGAGGACGCTCTGCGTATGGCGCACAGCGCGGTTATCGATGCCAGGGAAACACAGCGGGGTGTCAGCATTTACTCTCATGTGACTGACCAGGCCCACCGGCGCCGCTACCGTCTTCTCGACGACTTCGGCGCAGCATTGGACAAGGATCGTGACCAGCTTCGCATCGTCGTACAACCGCGGATCGATCTTCTCTCGGACATGTGTGTGGGCGCTGAGGTTCTACTGCGTTGGCGTCACCCGGAATTGGGTGACGTGTCGCCTGCGGAGTTCATCCCTGCAGTGGAACGATCCGCTCTCGCAAAACGAACCACCGAATGGGTCCTACAAGCCGGCCTGATGCAAATAGCGGAGTGGCAGGCTGTTGGCTTGGATGTACCGCTTTCCATCAACATTTCGGCAGCCAATCTGGAAGAGCCCGATTTTGCGATGCGGGTGCAACTCTATCTTCTTAAGCATAACGTCCGCAGCGAAATGCTGGAACTGGAGCTTACTGAAAGTGCAATAATGGAGCACCCCGAGCATGCTTTGCAGCAGATGAACGCCCTTAAGGAAGCGGGTGTGAAAATCGCCATCGATGATTTTGGGACAGGTCATAGCAGCCTTGCCTATTTACAGCGGCTGCCGGCCGATGTCGTGAAGATCGACCAAAGCTTTGTGCGCGACATTACGAATGGTGAGCGGGAAGCGCAGCTCGTTCGCTCGATGATAAGTCTTTCCCATGGCCTTGGCTTTCGTGTCGTGGCCGAAGGTGTCGAAACAGCCGGTGTGTTAGACGCCCTGAGAGGCATGGATTGCGACGAGGTGCAGGGGTATCTGTTCGCTCGTCCAATGGAGACCGCGAGATTTGCCCCATGGCTGAAGGAGCAACGTACGGCTGGGATGCAAGGCACGTGCATGCTGCAGGCGGGGTAGAGACTGGTGTGGAACGTCTTTAGCTATTTCGCTTCGCTCGCACGCGGATGACGAGAAGCGGGTATCCCCTTAACCTCGACAATCATGACTTGCCCGATAATTGCTTGCTGCGCGTCTGAGCAAAAGCTTCCCTCCCGCGCGGCCAGATTGCTGCGAGCGGGTCCCTTCCCTGATGGCCCGCCGCCTTTCCAGCTACCCGATCCGCAGAGCTGATCGAAGGGAACCCAGGACTTTGCTGACGTTGTCGGGATCCCCTACAATGTTGCATCTTCGAAGCCACACACCAGCCTGGGATTGCGCCTGACTGGTTGCCATCACCAACGGGATGGAAAACTATTGCAAGCGGGCAAGAACACCGCTTGCCGATTATGATCCATTTTCTCATCGAAGATAGCACCGCATCAACGTACGAGCGCCTGAAAAAAGGGACTCGATCGCCTCCCTGGCGGCCGACTGCGCATTCCCCATCACGGGCACCATCAATTCAATGACTGCGGCTCAGTGCCGCGGGTATAAATTGCACAAACGTTGAGCTACCGTTCCGCAGCTGGGAACAACCAAAATGCAAGTGAGTGGTCGGCGTGGGTCGTGAGACGTCGTAACCGCACGATTTGGCTTGCCGGAAAAGCAATCGTAATCAAGATGTTAACAATCGATAAATGACGCTCGCTCGGCTTTACAGCCTGGAGGCTACCGA encodes:
- a CDS encoding alpha/beta hydrolase, with amino-acid sequence MWWDRGWDEYFTVVHWDQRNAGKTYSLSGANDPATLTPERFQADAEEVVQWALKRFGKRKLFVLGHSWGSMLGLKLAAAHPEWLHAYIGMGQLTDGLESERRGWEWTLAKARADGNAQAISDLEAIAPYGRPGSPLSVPAILTQRKWLNHYGGAAWRRYGGDFEAAAFQLAPEYSDDDVRNAFKGQAPVTEALLPKVLATNLATIQQLKVPLLLLLGRHDVNVSSEVAAEWFSRVQVPSKRLVWFERSGHHITSEEPGKLLTTLVTEARPIAAQAGDVAP
- a CDS encoding DUF6152 family protein, whose amino-acid sequence is MQKFFTAIFAFAGLAAPSVAEAHHGWAWTTGENIEISGKIIEAKLGNPHGVVTVDVKGARWTIEVGQPWRNENAGLKDADFAKGATMRFVGEPSADPAIKRMKAEKILIGRRSFVLYPERD
- a CDS encoding EAL domain-containing protein, with amino-acid sequence MRRSNEAARLSALRQLNLLDTPPSESFDRITRMAGQIFGLPISAVSLTDEDRQWFKSRLGVDHDSIPRDKAPCAAVAESAVPIVVPDLLADPCYATSVLAGTGARFYAGTPLVTREGHGLGALCVIGTEPRNATAKEMAALTDLAAMVMAQIELQHAFGRVEPVSGLPNRNQFYEDLSDKARDHPGEPVLIVLVDLARAEQISNMTGVLGSTEVDEMIRHAARWLREMSAVQHAAYHVSATQFALIVQSDTSAEGFGIMLMERLNALRAGSGLRFVTTTAIGISPISLGLSSPEDALRMAHSAVIDARETQRGVSIYSHVTDQAHRRRYRLLDDFGAALDKDRDQLRIVVQPRIDLLSDMCVGAEVLLRWRHPELGDVSPAEFIPAVERSALAKRTTEWVLQAGLMQIAEWQAVGLDVPLSINISAANLEEPDFAMRVQLYLLKHNVRSEMLELELTESAIMEHPEHALQQMNALKEAGVKIAIDDFGTGHSSLAYLQRLPADVVKIDQSFVRDITNGEREAQLVRSMISLSHGLGFRVVAEGVETAGVLDALRGMDCDEVQGYLFARPMETARFAPWLKEQRTAGMQGTCMLQAG